A stretch of Electrophorus electricus isolate fEleEle1 chromosome 3, fEleEle1.pri, whole genome shotgun sequence DNA encodes these proteins:
- the LOC113571727 gene encoding alpha-1-antitrypsin homolog isoform X1 produces the protein MLGKVQCYLTVALLLAVAWADHHERLDHGHHSADHHKHLHHGKDEPHPQHDRGDKSCHILSSQNADFAFSLYKKLVSQPDAKGKNIFFSPLSISMALSMLALGAKGETHSQIFSSLGYSNLTATQVNEAYEHLLHMLDHSQDAMLLEAGSAVAVREGFKPVEKFLKNAQHFYHGEAFSVDFSKPDIAVQEVNKFIAKKTKDMITDMIKTLDQDTLMMLINYMYFRGKWEKIFEVNNTHKADFYVDGNTKVTVDMMKRTGRYEFYQDRENFTSVIMVPYKGNASMMIILPDEGKMEEVEKYMCKHHLKYWHDKLLRSNVDLYMPKFSISASSCLGDTLKEMGIVDAFSDSADFSGISESKVVISKVLHQAVLKVDEKGTEAAAVTTLEIMPMSLPDTMNLNKPFLVFIVDDSTKSILFMGKITDPTA, from the exons ATGTTGGGAAAGGTCCAGTGCTATTTGACGGTTGCTCTCCTGCTGGCAGTGGCCTGGGCTGACCACCACGAGAGGCTTGATCATGGACATCATTCAGCAGATCACCATAAACATCTTCACCATGGCAAAGATGAACCCCACCCTCAGCATGATAGAGGAGACAAGTCCTGCCACATACTCTCATCTCAAAATGCTGACTTTGCCTTTTCTCTCTACAAAAAACTGGTCAGCCAGCCTGATGCCAAAGgcaagaatatttttttctccccactgAGCATCTCCATGGCTCTGTCCATGCTGGCCCTGGGGGCCAAAGGTGAGACCCACTCACAGATTTTCAGCTCACTGGGCTACAGTAACCTCACAGCCACTCAGGTCAATGAAGCCTATGAGCACTTACTGCACATGCTGGACCACAGCCAGGATGCCATGCTGTTGGAGGCAGGAAGTGCTGTGGCTGTCCGAGAAGGCTTCAAGCCTGTAGAAAAGTTTCTGAAGAATGCTCAGCACTTCTACCATGGAGAAGCCTTCAGTGTAGACTTTTCCAAACCAGACATTGCTGTGCAGGAGGTCAACAAATTCATTGCCAAAAAGACCAAAGACATGATCACTGACATGATCAAGACTCTGGACCAAGACACTCTGATGATGCTGATCAACTATATGTATTTCAGAG GTAAATGGGAAAAGATTTTTGAAGTGAATAACACCCACAAAGCTGACTTCTATGTGGATGGTAACACAAAGGTGACAGTGGACATGATGAAGAGAACTGGCCGATATGAATTCTATCAGGATCGAGAGAACTTCACTTCTGTCATCATGGTGCCCTACAAAGGAAATGCGTCCATGATGATCATTCTACCTGATGAAGGAAAAATGGAAGAGGTGGAAAAATACATGTGCAAGCATCACCTCAAGTACTGGCATGACAAACTTTTGAGAAG CAATGTAGATCTGTATATGCCCAAgttctccatctctgcttccTCCTGTCTTGGGGACACGCTGAAGGAAATGGGAATAGTTGATGCATTTTCAGACAGTGCAGACTTCTCTGGAATCAGTGAGAGCAAAGTGGTCATTTCCAAG GTCCTTCACCAGGCAGTTCTCAAGGTTGATGAGAAAGGCACTGAAGCAGCTGCTGTCACGACTCTAGAGATCATGCCCATGTCTTTGCCAGACACCATGAACCTCAACAAACCCTTCCTAGTCTTTATAGTGGATGATAGCACCAAGAGCATCCTCTTTATGGGCAAGATAACCGACCCCACTGCATAG
- the LOC113571727 gene encoding alpha-1-antitrypsin homolog isoform X2, whose amino-acid sequence MHFCSLVLVALLLAVAWADHHERLDHGHHSADHHKHLHHGKDEPHPQHDRGDKSCHILSSQNADFAFSLYKKLVSQPDAKGKNIFFSPLSISMALSMLALGAKGETHSQIFSSLGYSNLTATQVNEAYEHLLHMLDHSQDAMLLEAGSAVAVREGFKPVEKFLKNAQHFYHGEAFSVDFSKPDIAVQEVNKFIAKKTKDMITDMIKTLDQDTLMMLINYMYFRGKWEKIFEVNNTHKADFYVDGNTKVTVDMMKRTGRYEFYQDRENFTSVIMVPYKGNASMMIILPDEGKMEEVEKYMCKHHLKYWHDKLLRSNVDLYMPKFSISASSCLGDTLKEMGIVDAFSDSADFSGISESKVVISKVLHQAVLKVDEKGTEAAAVTTLEIMPMSLPDTMNLNKPFLVFIVDDSTKSILFMGKITDPTA is encoded by the exons GGTTGCTCTCCTGCTGGCAGTGGCCTGGGCTGACCACCACGAGAGGCTTGATCATGGACATCATTCAGCAGATCACCATAAACATCTTCACCATGGCAAAGATGAACCCCACCCTCAGCATGATAGAGGAGACAAGTCCTGCCACATACTCTCATCTCAAAATGCTGACTTTGCCTTTTCTCTCTACAAAAAACTGGTCAGCCAGCCTGATGCCAAAGgcaagaatatttttttctccccactgAGCATCTCCATGGCTCTGTCCATGCTGGCCCTGGGGGCCAAAGGTGAGACCCACTCACAGATTTTCAGCTCACTGGGCTACAGTAACCTCACAGCCACTCAGGTCAATGAAGCCTATGAGCACTTACTGCACATGCTGGACCACAGCCAGGATGCCATGCTGTTGGAGGCAGGAAGTGCTGTGGCTGTCCGAGAAGGCTTCAAGCCTGTAGAAAAGTTTCTGAAGAATGCTCAGCACTTCTACCATGGAGAAGCCTTCAGTGTAGACTTTTCCAAACCAGACATTGCTGTGCAGGAGGTCAACAAATTCATTGCCAAAAAGACCAAAGACATGATCACTGACATGATCAAGACTCTGGACCAAGACACTCTGATGATGCTGATCAACTATATGTATTTCAGAG GTAAATGGGAAAAGATTTTTGAAGTGAATAACACCCACAAAGCTGACTTCTATGTGGATGGTAACACAAAGGTGACAGTGGACATGATGAAGAGAACTGGCCGATATGAATTCTATCAGGATCGAGAGAACTTCACTTCTGTCATCATGGTGCCCTACAAAGGAAATGCGTCCATGATGATCATTCTACCTGATGAAGGAAAAATGGAAGAGGTGGAAAAATACATGTGCAAGCATCACCTCAAGTACTGGCATGACAAACTTTTGAGAAG CAATGTAGATCTGTATATGCCCAAgttctccatctctgcttccTCCTGTCTTGGGGACACGCTGAAGGAAATGGGAATAGTTGATGCATTTTCAGACAGTGCAGACTTCTCTGGAATCAGTGAGAGCAAAGTGGTCATTTCCAAG GTCCTTCACCAGGCAGTTCTCAAGGTTGATGAGAAAGGCACTGAAGCAGCTGCTGTCACGACTCTAGAGATCATGCCCATGTCTTTGCCAGACACCATGAACCTCAACAAACCCTTCCTAGTCTTTATAGTGGATGATAGCACCAAGAGCATCCTCTTTATGGGCAAGATAACCGACCCCACTGCATAG